The following DNA comes from Podarcis raffonei isolate rPodRaf1 chromosome 10, rPodRaf1.pri, whole genome shotgun sequence.
gcatacagccatcatgactagtagccattgatggggCTACTTTCTATGAATCTGTCTACTCTCTCAAATACTGGTGGTGgccagtgtttgaaatttgccaggtgcattttgcagctggctatcagccacttgcAGCCAGGTGAAGATGCCCGggcgccaggatggtgcctgCCATCTTCACCATCTGGAGATGCATGCCTGAAATccttgggttttgaatgttttcacACACttgcaacacatcctgtagaattctttatattatattttatttgcacaatcagaatgaatttcaggaaccaaaaagtcattttgaaaaatacaactttcaagCCGTCTGGCCCCAAAAGGGCAACTAGGCATTCTTTTTGGCGAATGCAACCCTGGTTTTAAGGAATCACCACCTATAATCACTACATCTTCTGGTAGCAAATTCAATATCTTACCTGTGTACAGTTTGTACAGTCATTGTGTGCTAATTCCTTCTTTCACACAATTTTGTCTAATTCCAGCTGTTCATATACCAGGGCAGTTTCGAACATTGTAGGCAGATAAGCTGACACAAGTGTTCAGAAATGATGTGTAAGATGGAAACTTATCCAGTAGCTTCCTTTGTTGTTCCTAATGCTGTAGTTAGAGGTctctttgttccttcttcaggATAAGCTTAGATTTTTTCTTAGCTccaaacaccacaccagaagaagCAGTTTGACATACATGTCAGAAGTTTGGAGTGTATCCTTTGCCCTTGCTTTTTAGTAGGCACTTGTTATAGGTGATCCTAAGGAAGCAAAAAGCTAGTCTCTATCCTGCTAAGCTGCCAAGATAATACATAtagctttcattttaaatatccttcattttctattatttttttctggGGCATTTAGAGTTGTATTTAATAGAATGAGTGATGATTGGAGGTCTCCTAGAATgttagtaaaaaaaaaggggggataaaGAAGAAAATTTGGTGTTTGGGAATCTAAGTCAGTCTTCCATAATCTATTGTCCTTCAGGTGTTTTGGGCTTCATCActggccagtggtcagtgatgatgggagttgtacaccAAAACATTAAAGGTCAGCACGTTGGGAAAGCCTGACCTAAAGTTCTCTTCCAGGCCACATAGTACTAACCTTCCTGAGTCTTCCTGATGAACGTATGCCTTGTTTTTATATCACTTGGGATCAGAAACTACTGTTAGTTCCATCCAGGATTATCTTCTGTTTATCTGAGTTGACCTTCTGAAGCTATTTTCAGAAGAAACACCTTTTCAGCTTTTTGTTATCTATTTAATATTACAATGTCAAGGATCACTGGTGTTACCACAATGGGATGAATCACTACTAAACTAGTTTCTGTCTTTTGAAATGTATTGATCTGCTTTGCTCTAGTGTCTTAAAATGAAACTTTGACTCATGAAGACAGTAGCAACTACATGAAAGCTCTGCTAGTGGTGCTATCAATGGCATTGTCCAGACAGCAACACCTCTCTTTAGTGGCACCCCAGTTATGAAAATCCTTCCCATTGGAGGTGCAGTTGGTCTCCTTAGCAATTTTAGGCACTTTAAAAAAtacgtatttatttattgaggCTCTTGAAGGAAGTTCAGGCACTCCAAGGGTGTATATTTTGCTGGTTTGATTTACTTTATAACATTTAACTTACTGCGATTTTTTAAAGGATCTATCATATTTTTTATTGTGTAGTTTTACAGCTTTTTATGTTGTATATCACCTTGCAATTTTTGGCTGGTGAGTGGCCTAGAGataaactaataaataataatgtttgaCAGCATACAAAGAACCAAAGAAATGTGTATGTGTTAAACGCATAAAGGGATATTCTTCTTTACAATCGTCAAGGTGCAAATGCACTTTGcacagtcttttatttattattgccagttaagatgttgaatTTTCAGGAATCAGTTTCTGCAACTAAAAGTATAACTATTGTGCTGCAACAGTATTAAAGATACAATATTTCCACCTTACATTTCATTTCTCTTTGTCTTTTTCAGAATTGTTTGGAGCCAAAATCCGTCTATGTTTGTGTCCGCTGTCTATTTTTAATATACTGCCCTACCTTGCTTGCTGTGAAGGGAGTATGCATCTGGAGATCAAAGTTGCTCTGAACTTCATCATCTCATATCTGTACAACAAGCTTCCACGGAGGCGGGCCGACTTGTTTGGTGAAGAGCTAGAGCGGCTGCTGAAGAAAAAATATGAAGGCCATTGGTACCCAGAGAAGCCCCTGAAGGGTTCTGGCTACCGCTGTGTTCACATTGGGGAGACGGTGGACCCCGTAGTCGAGATGGCAGCCAAGCGGAGTGGGCTGGCTGTAGAGGATGTGCGGGCCAATGTTCCTGAAGAACTGAGTGTCTGGATTGACCCATTTGAAGTCTCCTACCAGATTGGTGAGAAAGGGTCTGTCAAGGTCCTATATCTAGATGACAGCGAGGGCTGCAGTGCAGCCGAGTTGGACAAGGAGATCAAGAGCAGCTTCAATCCTGACGCTCAGGTGTTCGTCCCCATTGGCAGCCAGGACAACTCCTTGTCCaattctccatccccatcgtttgGCCAGTCACCCAGCCCCACGTTCATCCCTCGCTCTGCCCAGCCCATTACCTTCACCACTGCCACTTTTGCTGCCACTAAGTTTGGCTCAACCAAGATGAAGAAAGGCGGAGGAGCTGGAGCAGCCACCAGTGGCACAGGGGttccaccacagcagcagcagcgcctggCCAGGTCGCCCACCAATGGCCTGCTGAAGCACAAAGGTCTCTCCCTGTCTATGCATTCTCTGAACTTCATCGGGGGCAGTTCGGCCCCTCAATCTCAGCTCTCCCCCAATGCCAAGGAGTTTGTTTACAATGGTGGATCGCCAGGAGCTAGCAGCCTCTTCTTTGATGGTGTAGCCACCGAAAACCAGGCCGGCGGCATGCCTCCTGCATCCCAATTCAGTGCCAGTGGCGGCGGTAATTTTGACATGGCTCGGGTCTTTGGGGGCAGCACCAACAGCCTCTTTCTGGAGAAGACACCCTTCGTGGAAGGACTCAGCTACAATCTGAACGCCATGCAGTATCCCAGCCAGTCGTTCCAGCCAGTGGTTTTGGCCAACTGACCACCATGAGAGTATTCTGGGGAAAATAacttccaaaaaaagagaaaaaataattaGAAATATTTGAAATCTTATAAATATAGCTTCTTGGAAAGAGACAAATCCTGATTCGTTGTGTCATGCCAGGAAGCGCTGCTGAAgcactgattatttttttaaacttgtTTCCTGTGCTCTTTCCTAGCCGTTGTTGTACACTTAATGAGGAAGGTTATTGTTCCAGCCCAGCAGTGGTGGGAGCCAGAGCCACTTTATATTATGTCCCATGCTGCTTCTTGGAACTGGTTCTCAAATATGCTTACTGCAAGGATGGCATTTTTCAGGGTGCTGTCATGTCCCTTGCAGCCAGAtaccttgatttccccccccctccctgttTTGGAGTGATGGGGGATGATTTAGACGGCTTCTGGATGTGTGAAGTCTCAAGCACTTCCTAGGGTAGGCCTGGGCTTCTCAATGTGTAATGAGAGGCCCAGTCAGTGGAGCAAATGTATTCATTTCTCATAACTCAGTTTTTGTATTCCTATTGCAAAATAGAACAAAGTTCTCAGCTTCTGTTTCTTCCTGCGCTAACTGGTGATGGCAAGGCCTTAGCCCCTCTAGCTTCAGGGGAATGCTGGAAGGGGCAGCATTGTAGCATCTGGGACAGGTTTTTCCCCCCTACAGTTTTCCATTGTAAGCACCTCCTCTCCCCTTAGCCCCCTTAAGAATCTGGAGTTAGATGTACTCTTTGGGAAGCTTAGATCCCATGT
Coding sequences within:
- the TOB2 gene encoding protein Tob2; protein product: MHLEIKVALNFIISYLYNKLPRRRADLFGEELERLLKKKYEGHWYPEKPLKGSGYRCVHIGETVDPVVEMAAKRSGLAVEDVRANVPEELSVWIDPFEVSYQIGEKGSVKVLYLDDSEGCSAAELDKEIKSSFNPDAQVFVPIGSQDNSLSNSPSPSFGQSPSPTFIPRSAQPITFTTATFAATKFGSTKMKKGGGAGAATSGTGVPPQQQQRLARSPTNGLLKHKGLSLSMHSLNFIGGSSAPQSQLSPNAKEFVYNGGSPGASSLFFDGVATENQAGGMPPASQFSASGGGNFDMARVFGGSTNSLFLEKTPFVEGLSYNLNAMQYPSQSFQPVVLAN